The region CGGGATGTGAAGGCCCATAGCATGTGGCGGAATCGCATGGTTTATGGTCTGGGTGGGGCGCTGTTCGCTGCCTCTGCCCTGTACACCACGGTGATGGTAGGCCGCAACTTTAAGCCTGCCGCCCCTCCGCCGCCCAACCCACAGGGAGGGCAAGGATGACCATGCAGCTACCCCCGATTCAAATGTTTCGCTATGGACAGCCGGTGTCTCCGTGGTCAGGTCGTCCTGAGCTGTCCCTGAGGAGTCAGGCACAGGGGGCCAACCTGCCGAGCCTTCCGGCCCTGTCCCCGCTGCCTGCCCCAGATGTGTTTGTGCGTCGGGCAGCCATGGGGCCCACGGCTGCTGGCCCAAGTTATCCCGCCAATGGCCTGTTTACCATGGGAGCCATTCCTCCAAGCATTGCCCCGCAGCCCGTTTGGCAGAATCGTCTCAAGCGCATGTTTCATAACAATCAGGCTTCCATCTACGCCCTGAACATTCGCACCTTTGGGGCCAAGGATAAAAATCTTGATGGCCGAATTTCTCCCATTTCCGGCGAGAATGGCACTTTTTTGTCGGCGGTGCAGAATCTGGACCAACTGGTGGCCTTGGGCGTCAACACCATTCACCTGCTGCCCATTAACCCCATTGGGCAGGCCCGCCGCTTTGGGGCCGCTGGCAGCTTGTACGCCCCCTCCGATTATCATTCCGTCAACCCCGAGTTTGACACCCCCGGTAACAGCACCACGGCTTTGGAAGAGGCCCGTCAGTTCGTAGAGGAGTGTCACAAGCGCAATATTCACGTGATGGTGGATGTGCCCAGTTGCGCTTCGGAGGACTTGGCCCAGTCCCGACCGGATCTGATTCTGAAGGATCGCCACGGTAACAAGCTGACCCCTACCAATTGGGTGGATATCGTCATGTTCAAGAACGACGATGCCCTGCGTCAGTATTACGAAGGCTTTTTTGATTTGATGGCCAACCAACTGGGCGTGGATGGCTTCCGGGTAGACGTGGCCCGTGCCCGCACGCCTGATTTTTGGCGTTACTTTACCGGTAAATACGCCGATAAGGCTTGGCTGGCTGAAAGTTACTGCGAAGAGGATCAGTCGCCTTTAAAAAACCTGCCCCGGGATATTCCCGAAACCCTGCTGAAATCCGGTTTTGATTCCATTTACGGACAGTTCCATATTTTCCACGCCATGCCCAACGCCAAGGAGTATATGGATTACTTGCTGTCCAACCGGGCCATGTTCCAGCGGGCCAGCCAGCAAGGCGGCAACGATAAATCGTTCATCGGCTCGTTTTTGACCCACGATGACCCCAGCCTGATGGAACACGGCGGCGCCCCCATGTGTCTGCTGGCCTCCGGCTTGATGACCACCCAGCCGTGGACCAATCCCTATATTCTGGACGGCTTTACCACGGGCTACACCGGGGAGTTCGATATTTTTAACTTTGTACCCCAGCACAAGGGAACCCACCCGGAAATCGGACTGTTTTTAAAGCACATGCTGACCCTGCGCAACAGCCCGCAATACGGTCCCGTGTTGACCCAGGGGGCTTTTATTCCCATTCCGGTCAACAGTGAGAATCCCAACAATCAGGTCATTTCCTTTGCCCGTCAGGCCAACGGAAAAACCTTGCTGGTGGTGGCCAACAAGGATGTCAACGCCCGCTCTCGGGCCACTCTGTCCATCCCGGGGATGAATTCCTTCCAGCCGTTGAACAACCTGGCTCCCAGCTACGGGCGTCCCAGTCAGTTTTATCCCGGCGTCAATCAGCTGGAAGTGGACTTGGGGCCGGGTCGCTTCCATATTTTTGAAATCAACACACCGTTTCTGTCCCGCTCATTGCCCACCTATTAATTGAAGGTGAGGGCAGACTCACCTGATTTAATCTTTCCGGAAGCATCTCAAGACATGGTGCGGCCTGTCATTCCCACCTGCGTTGGAATGACAAATACCTCTATAGGGAAGCATCTCGTAGCACGACAGGGCAGCATTCCGAATCTTTCCGGGAGATCGTGCTTTTTAGGGTTAATCTTTTCGCAGTGAGAACAGTCGGCCCACGGCGGCCCAGAATTGCTCGTTGCGCTGCCACAGCCAGGTCCAGTAGCGTTTGATATTGGCCACAACACCGGCGTTGTTCTCCACGGGCCCTGGGCTTGGACGGGTCTGCACGTACTGGGGCTCAGCCGGTGTCGGTGGGTTTAAGGCCGCCCGGAAGGCGTTGAGTTCATTCGTGTGTTGTTCGCGGATTTTGGCGTCCACACGGTTGGATTCCAGGGCGGGCAGGTAGTAATTCTGGATAATTTTTTCCCAGCTATGCTCGGTGTCCACATACTTGATGGCATTAATGCGGGTTTCTGTATCTTTCCCGCTCTTCAGCAACTCAAATCCGCGATAGAAAGCGTCGGTCAGCTTGTCGGCGGCTTTCTGATTGATTTCATCATTTGGCTGAATGATCGTAAGAACTTTGTTGTACTGGGTTTCCAGATCCTGAGGGTT is a window of Vampirovibrio chlorellavorus DNA encoding:
- a CDS encoding alpha-amylase family glycosyl hydrolase, which encodes MQLPPIQMFRYGQPVSPWSGRPELSLRSQAQGANLPSLPALSPLPAPDVFVRRAAMGPTAAGPSYPANGLFTMGAIPPSIAPQPVWQNRLKRMFHNNQASIYALNIRTFGAKDKNLDGRISPISGENGTFLSAVQNLDQLVALGVNTIHLLPINPIGQARRFGAAGSLYAPSDYHSVNPEFDTPGNSTTALEEARQFVEECHKRNIHVMVDVPSCASEDLAQSRPDLILKDRHGNKLTPTNWVDIVMFKNDDALRQYYEGFFDLMANQLGVDGFRVDVARARTPDFWRYFTGKYADKAWLAESYCEEDQSPLKNLPRDIPETLLKSGFDSIYGQFHIFHAMPNAKEYMDYLLSNRAMFQRASQQGGNDKSFIGSFLTHDDPSLMEHGGAPMCLLASGLMTTQPWTNPYILDGFTTGYTGEFDIFNFVPQHKGTHPEIGLFLKHMLTLRNSPQYGPVLTQGAFIPIPVNSENPNNQVISFARQANGKTLLVVANKDVNARSRATLSIPGMNSFQPLNNLAPSYGRPSQFYPGVNQLEVDLGPGRFHIFEINTPFLSRSLPTY